The nucleotide window CATTATTTTTATTTCTTCTGTCTCTTTATCATCATATCCTAAGAGATGTAAACATCCATGAAAAATAATACGTTTTAGTTCATTTTTAAATTCTATGTTTTCATTTTTTGCATTTTTTTTAATTTTTTCCAGGCAAATGTATGCTTCAGCTTCCACAATATTATCTTCATTATTTAGCTTTATTGTAATTATATCAGTCACATAATTATGTTTTAATAATTCATAATTTATAATTTTTATTTCCCTTTCTTTTAAACAGTGATATTTTAACTCCTTAATTTTCTTTTTTTCTTTTCTAAATGTCTCTTTTATGTAATTTTTAATTTTTTTTATTTCTTTTTCACTTAATTCATTCTCTATATCCTTGCAGAACAATATCATTTCTATTTATTTAATTTTTCACTTTTATATATTCTTTTATTTTTTCTTTTTCTTTTTAATCTTTTTTTCCTCTCATAATAGATAAATGACTTATTTTCGCAATATAATTTTTTCATATTATGACGCAGAGCAAAGTCAGAATAAACAAATATCTTGCAGCTTGTGGATACTGTTCAAGACGCAAAGCTGATGATTTCATAAAACAAGGCTTAGTAAAAATTAATAACAAAGTTATTACCGATTTTTCATTCAAAGTTTCTATTCATGATGATGTTTTTGTTAATGGTGTTAATATTAAACCTAAAAAACTGATTTACATTGTTTTAAATAAACCAAAAGATTATATTTGTACAGTATCAGATGAAAAACTACGCAAAACTGTTTTTGACTTGATTGATATTCCGAAATCCGGATTATTTTCCGTTGGAAGATTGGACAGAAACACAACAGGTACTTTACTTATTACAAATGATGGTATATTAACACACAAACTTCTACATCCTTCATCTTCTATTATTAAAGTTTATCACGTTACTTTAGATAATTATTTACCTAATACTATATTATCAGAATTAAAATCAGGTATAACTATTGATAATCGCTTGATTTTTTTTGATGAAATCTTTCCATTAAATACAGAAAATAAGAACGAAATAATAGTGTCTTTACATTCTGGTCAATATCATATTATTAAAAGAATATTTTCTAAATATGGTTATTTAGTAAAAAAACTTGATCGTATTTCTTTTGCCGGAATTGATTATTCTTCTCTAAAAAGAGGTGAATGGAGATATTTAACAAAAAATGAGGTAAAATATCTTTATTCATTGTAAACAACTCGTAAATTTCGTTTACAAGTTTTTTTCTCATTCATTTTTCAAAAATTTTCACTTTTTAATTATTTTCTTAACACTATTTTAAATGCCATACATTATTTTACTAACATAATATTCCTGTTTTTACACCAGCATTTTTTCACAATTTTACTTTCAATTTGTTTTGTTTATTTTTCACATCATCTTCATTTTCAATCATATTTATTCATCCTTCTTTTTTTTCATTGTTTATACATTGTTAACCTTATATTGTTTCAGACATTTTCGAAAAGGATTTTTCAACATCCTAATTAATTAATACTCTTTATGTTCAAACTTTTTAAAATCGATTCATTTATGATTAATTGTGTTAACTTTGCACCTTGAATTGGGGTGAGAACCCCTTTTTTTATGAATGGTTTTATTAAAAGTACAAAGATGGATAAGAACGAAATTATAGAATCGTTTGCAGGATTGAAAGAATTGAAAAATATTGACAGGGCAACTATGATAAGAGTCCTTGAAGATGTATTCAGAGATGTTTTGGAGAAAAAATTTCAGGTAACTGAAAACATTGATATTATTATCAATGCCGAAAAAGGGGATGTTCAAATTTGGAGAAACAGAACTATTGTAGAAGACGGAAAAGTAACCGATCCTAATCTTGAAATTTCGCTTTCTGAAGCAAGAAAATATGCTGATGATTTTGAAATAGGAGAGGAGTTTTCTGAAGAAATTAAAATAAATTCATTTGAAAGAAGAGCCATACAAAATGCTAAAGTCAATCTTCAGAACAAATTATTAGATATTGAAAGGAATGATATCATAAGAAGATATCAGGACAGAATAGATGAAATTGTTACTGGTGAAGTTTACAGAGTTTGGAAAAAGGAAGTTTTGGTTTTAGATGATGATGGAAATGAATTGGTTTTACCAAAAGCATTACAAATACCGAAAGATTATTTTTCAAAAGGAGATCAGGTAAGAGCAATAGTTCATACCATTGAAAACATGAGTGGAATACCAAGGGTTATATTATCAAGAGTATCTCCGGTATTTCTGGAAAGGTTGTTTGAGCTTGAGGTTCCGGAAATTGCTGATGGACTTGTTAGTATTCGGGCAATAGTCAGAGAGCCTGGAGAAAGGGCAAAAGTAGCAGTTGAGTCTTACGATGACAGAATAGATCCTGTGGGGGCATGTGTTGGTATGAAAGGGAGCAGAATTCATGGAATTGTCAGGGAGTTAAGAAATGAAAATATAGACATTATTAACTATACCGATAATATATCCTTATATATTTCCCGTGCATTAAGCCCTGCAAAGACTGGACAGATAATTATTGATCAGGAAAGAAAAAGATGTCAGGTTTATTTAAAACCAGATCAGGTTTCACTGGCTATTGGAAAAGATGGGATTAATATAAAATTGGCTGCTAAATTAACAGGCTATGAAATTGATATTTTCAGAGAAGTGGATGAAGGAGATTACGATATAGAAATTGATGAATTTGCAGATGAAATTGATCCCTGGATAATTGATGAAATTAAGAATATAGGGTGCGATACAGCGAAATCAGTTTTGTCGATGACAGTTGAAGAGGTTGCAGAGAAAACAGATCTTGAGATTGAAACAGTTGAATATGTTTTCGAAATATTAAAAAAGGAATTTGAATAAACGAAATAGTAGATGTCAGAAATAGTTGCAAAAAGATTATCCAAAGTGGCAAAGGAGTTTAATATTGCCACTTCTACAATAATTGATTTTTTAAAATCAAAAAATATAGTTATTGAGGATAATCCTAATTCAAAAATTACTCCGGAGCAATATGAATTACTTCTTTCAAAATTTCAGACTGATAAAATTTCAAAGGAAATTATTGACGAAAAGAGGGAGGAGGTAAAAAAAGAAGAAAAAATCCGTAAACCGAATTTACAAACCGAAGAAAAAGAAGATATATTAATCAAGACAAATCTGATTCGTGATCGTGATATTTCACTTAAAGAAAAACCAATAAAAACTGAAAAAGAAAAGACTGAAATTAAAAAAGAATCTGGATTAAAGGTATTGGGAAAGATTGAAATAGGTGAAAAAACACAAATCAATAAAGAAGAAAAAGAAGAGAAAAAAGAGGAGATAATCCAAGAAGAAAACATTTCAGTTGAAGTAGAAAAAAGCGTAGAACAGGAGGAATCAAAAGTCTTTGAAGAAATTTCTTTAGAGAAAGAAGAAAACACCAAGACAGAAGAATTTGAAAAGAAAGAAGAGTTAATACTTGCAGAAACAGAAATAAAGGTAGAGGAACCAATAACTCAAACTGAAGAATTTATTGAAGAAGAAAAGGATACTTCAGAATCATCCGATGAAAGAGAAACAGAAGAGGATATAGAAACAGAAGAACATCCGGAAATACCAGAGGTAAAAGAAGAAACAGAAGAATTTGGATTAAAAATTAAAGGTAAAATTGATTTAGAACAATTTGAGCCCAAGAAGAAAAAGCCCGTTGCATCAACATCTGATCCGGCAACAATAAAACATCGGAAACGTAAACGAATTGTAAAAAATGAAAAAGTTGCACTTCAGGAAGAGGAGAAAAAAGTAAAAGAAAAAACAAAACAAAAAAGGGAGCCAAAGAAGCCTGAAGTAGATGAAAAAGAAATAAAAGAACAAATTTCAGCAACCCTTGCAAAGTTGAGCGGAAAAACAGTTCCAAGTGCAAAATTAAGAGTTAAAAAATTAAAGAAGAGAGAGCAGAAAGAGAGGGAGTTTTCTCAACAGGAAGAAGCGAGTAATGTCATTGAAGTAATTGAATTTATTACGGTTAGTGAACTTGCAAATCTGATGAATGTTTCAGTTTCTGAAGTGATTACAGTTTGTATGGAGTTGGGATTAATGGTTAGTATCAATCAAAGACTTGACGCAGAAACTATTGCAATTGTTGCAGATGAATTTAATTATGAAGTAGTATTTAAACACGATAGCAGTACAGAGCCATCACTTGAAGAGCCAGATGTTGAGGAGAGAATGGTTGAGCGTGCACCGGTTGTTACTATTATGGGACATGTTGATCATGGGAAGACAACCTTGTTGGATTATATCAGAAAAAGTAAAGTTACGGAAGGTGAAGCAGGAGGTATTACGCAACATATTGGTGCGTATAGTGTTGAATTACAAAATGGCAAACAAATCACCTTTCTCGACACGCCCGGTCATGAAGCATTTACTTCCATGAGAGCAAGAGGTGCAAAAGTTACGGATATTGCGATTATTGTCATTGCAGCAGACGACAGCGTCATGCCTCAGACGAAAGAAGCAATTAGTCACGCCCAGGCTGCAGGTGTAAAAATAGTATTTGCCTTTAATAAAATTGATAAAGAAGGTGCAAATGCAGACAGAATCCGTGAACAGCTTGCTGAAATGAATATACTTGTGGAAGAGTGGGGTGGAAAATACCAGACTCAGGAAATCTCAGCAAAAAAAGGAATAAATGTAGATAAATTGCTTGACAAGGTTCTTTTGGAAGCTGAAATGCTTGAACTAAAAGCTGATCCTGAAAAACGAGGTGTTGGAACCATCATTGAAGCTTCAATGGACAAAGGCAGGGGTGTGGTGGCAACCGTTTTAGTGCAAAAAGGAAAGTTGAAGGTCGGGGACCCCATACTTGCAGGAGCTTATTATGGAAAAGTAAAAGCTCTATATAATGAAACAAGAAAAAGGATTAATAAAGCAGGACCTTCAACACCAGTTGAAGTAATTGGTTTTGATGGTACACCCACTGCAGGAGATATTTTATACGTTGTTGAATCGGAAAGTGTTGCAAAAGAAATAGCCACACAACGCAAACGACTTATCAGGGAACAAGGAATCAGAGCCACCAAACACGTAACATTGGACGAAATTGGAAGAAGAATAGCATTAGGCAACTTTAAAGAACTTAACATTATAATTAAAGCAGACGTGGATGGTTCAGTTGAAGCTTTGACCGATTCCATTCAAAAACTTTCAACAGAAGAAGTTCAGGTAAATGTTATTCACAGAGGGGTTGGTCAAATTTCAGAATCTGATGTATTGCTGGCCTCTGCTTCAGATGCAATCATTATTGGTTTTCAGGTACGTCCTTCTCTGAATGCAAGGAAATTAGCCGAGCAGGAACAAATTGATATCAGATTGTATTCAGTCATTTATGATGCAATAGAAGAGGTCAAAGCCGCTATTGAAGGGATGTTACAACCCACGGAAGAAGAAAAAATATTATGTAATGTGGAAGTACGCGAAGTTTTTAGAATTTCAAAAGTTGGCAATATAGCAGGGTGTATGGTTTTGGATGGAAAAATTACCAGAAATACAAAAATCAGAATTGTCAGGGAAGGCGTTGTGATTTATACAGGAGAATTAGCCTCCTTAAAAAGATTTAAGGAAGATGTGAAAGAGGTTTCTGCAGGTTATGAATGTGGAATTGGCATACAGAATTTCAATGATTTAAAAGTGGGGGATATAATTGAAGGTTTCACAGTAGAACAAATAAAAAGAAAACTATAATCATATTTTGTGGAAATAATCAGATTAGGCATTGAGGGTTTACTATTGATTAAACCGGTTGTATATGAAGATGAGCGAGGTTATTTTTTCGAATCCTTTAAAAGTCCGCTATACGAAGAATTAGGCCTGGTTACGAGTTTTGTTCAGGATAATGAGTCGATGTCGCATAAAAACGTTATTCGTGGACTTCATTTTCAAAATCCCCCGTTTGCACAGGGTAAACTGGTTCGTGTTGTGCATGGATCAGTATTGGATGTAGCTCTGGACATCAGAAAAAACTCCAAGACTTATGGAAAATGGCATGCCGTAGTATTGACCAGTCAAAACAAGCTGATGTATTGGATACCGGAAGGATTTGCTCATGGTTTTTGCAGTCTGGAAGACAATACAATACTTACTTATAAATGCACGAATCTATATGATAAGGAATCAGAAGGATGTATTTACTGGAACGATCCCGATCTGGCAATTAATTGGCAAACATCCTCACCTGTCGTATCAGCCAAGGACAATCAGGGAATTTTATTCAAAGATTTTCAAAGTCAGTTTTAGGTAGAATTATGCAAATCAAAGTTCAGAATACAGAAATAGAAGACGTCATAATCGTCATTCCCGAAGTTTTCGAAGATGAAAGGGGATTTTTTACAGAAACTTACCGTTATGATCAGTTTCTTGAGTTAGGTTTACCCGGAAATTTTGTTCAACTCAATCATTCCCGTTCAGCGAAGAATGTATTGAGAGGATTGCATTTTCAGTGGGAACCACCGATGGGCAAAATGATGAGAGTTTTGTTTGGCCAGGCATTTCTGGTAGCTGTTGATATCAGGAAAAACTCACCTGATTTGGGGAAATGGATTGGTATTACCTTATCAGAGAGAGATAAAAAATGGATTTATGCACCAGCAGGATTTGCCCGAGGATTTTGTGTCTTGTCAGATTTTGCTGAGATAGAATACCTTACAACGGGTGTTTATAATAGCAAAGCAGAATCAGGGATACTATGGCGTGATAAAGAAATTGGGATAAAGTGGCCGGTTGAAGAGCCTGTATTATCCCAGAAAGACAAGGTTGCACAGACATTATCAGAATGGTTAAAAACCAAAGAATCAGATTATTTTAAAAAATAGGCCATGAAAATATTAGTTGCCGGTGGAGCCGGATATATCGGATCTGTGGTAGTTCCAAAACTTGCAGAAAGAGGTTATGAAGTGGATGTTGTTGATTTATTGTGGTTTGGAAATAAATTACCTGCCGATATCAAGGTTATTCAAAAAGACATTTTTGACCTTGAACCGGAAGAACTGAAACCTTATGATCAGGTTATTTTTCTTGCCGGTTTGTCCAATGATCCTATGGCCGAATTTTCTCCAAAAGATAACTTTATTCAAAATGCCTCTTCCCCTGCATATTTAGGATATATTTCAAAAATTGCCGGTGTTAAAAGATTTATTTATGCCGGCTCTTGCTCTGTTTATGGTTATACGGTTAATGAATTATATGATGAAAAATCACCGGCTGTTTCGAATTACCCTTATGGCATTTCAAAACTACAGGGAGAGTTTTCAGTATTGCAGATGATCGATAAAAGCTTTTCAGTAATAGCATTTCGGCAGGGAACGGTATCCGGCTATAGTCCCCGAATGAGGCTTGACCTGATCGTTAACACCATGTTTAAAAATGCCATTCAAAAAGGAGAAATTACAGTAAATAATCCATCTATCTGGCGACCTGTTTTAAGTATAAAAGATGTTGCAAGTGCTTATATCAGGGCTGTTGAAGCCAATTACGACATTTCCGGTGTTTTCAATATTTCTTCGGGGAACTATACGGTTGGAGAGGTGGCCGATATGGTCAGCGACACATTACTTGAAACATTGGGATTAAAAACAAAGCTTATCATTAAAAACATTCAGGATTTCAGAAATTATAAGGTAAGCATTGAGAACGCCATGAAAATATTAAGTTTTAAACCCATGCACACGGTGATTGACATTGTACATGATTTAATTCAGCATAAAGAGCAATTCAACGATTTTGATAATCCAGCTTATTACAACATACAGGTTTTCAAATCATTAAAGCAAAGCGAAGGCAAAAAATAAACAAGATGAAAGTTGCAATCATTGGAGCTAACGGACAGCTTGGAATTGACCTCATACAGGAATTCAAAACTGCAGGAGATGAAGTATATGGGTTTAATCATTGCGATGTCGAACTGTATGATATTGATTCAATTGTAAATGCGATTAAACTTTCCAGGCCTGATTTACTCATCAATACGGCTGCTTATCATCATGTGGAGAAATGTGAAGAAAATCCCCTGAGAGCACATCAGATAAACTGAATAGGAGCAAGAAATCTTGCGATGGCTTGTGCCGAACATGATGTATTGTTTTTTCATTTCAGTACGGATTATGTTTTTAACGGGAAGCAAAGAATTCCCTATACCGAATCAGATTGCCCGAAACCATTAAATGTTTATGGTAATAGTAAATTATCCGGAGAGCATTACATTGCTGCCATTGCTGAAAAATACTTAATTATCAGAACTTCAGGGCTTTACGGTAAAAATCCATGCCGGGCTAAAGGCGGGCTAAACTTTGTTCAACTTATGTTGAAACTGGCAAACGAAGGAAAAAAAATCAGGGTTGTTGATAATGAAATATTAACACCTACTTCTACAAAAGAACTTGCCAGACAGGTAGTTAAAATTAAAAATCCGGATTTTTACGGAATTGTACATGCCACCTCAGAGTGTGAGTGCTCCTGGTATCAGTTTGCCAAAGCTATTTTTTCAATTACCGGCTTAGATCCTGACCTTCAGATAGCTGCACCGGATGAATTTCCATCCAAAGCCAAGAGGCCTGAATACAGTGTGCTGGAAAATGGAAAATTAAAAGCATACAATTGCAACATCATGAAAACATGGGAAGAAGCTTTGAAAGAATATTTGCTTAATTAATTTTAAGATTGATTTAACAGATTCCACAATTTTCTTTTCAGAGCGTTAATTCCTAATCCGGAAACAGAAGAAATAAAGAGGTAGTCCGTATCTGGGGGTAAAGTGCTTTTAATATTTTTCAAAAAATCATAGTCAACGATATCACATTTAGTAATAGCCAGAAGTCTTTTTTTATTCAACAATGCAGGGTTATACTTTTCAAGTTCATTGAGTAATATCTCAAATTGAGAAGTAATATCCTGATTTTCAACACTAATCATAAAGAGAAGGACTGAATTTCGTTCGATATGGCGAAGAAAACGAAGTCCGAGCCCCTTTCCTTCTGATGCGCCTTCAATGATACCCGGAATATCGGCCACCACAAAAGACCTGTATTTCCCTGCCTGAACAACTCCAACATTGGGGACAATGGTTGTAAAAGGAAAATCGGCAATTTTTGGTCTGGCAGCGGAAATCACACTCAATAGTGTTGACTTTCCCGCATTGGGAAAACCAACAAGACCAACGTCTGCAAGTAGTTTTAATTCAAATATGACTGTTTTTTCAATTCCGGGCATACCGGGTTGTGCAAATTGTGGTGCCTGACGGGTGGGGGATTTGAACTGCCAGTTGCCTAATCCTCCTTTTCCACCCTCAAATAAGATTTTTTCTTCCCCGTGCTGAGTTATTTCCATCAAAAAGGCATTGTTTTCCGCATCTTTAACAATAGTTCCCAATGGTACCTCAACAACAATATCTTTTCCACTAGCTCCTGTTTTATTTTGAGAAGATCCGTTTTTTCCGTTTTCAGCAAATAAATGTTTGGTGTATCGTAAATGAAGCAAAGTCCAAAGATTCGCATTTCCTTTTAAAATGATGTGTCCGCCACGTCCCCCGTCTCCACCGTCAGGGCCACCTTTGCGGGTAAATTTATCTCTGTGAAAATGAACAGAGCCTGCTCCACCAGCTCCTGAACGGCAAAAAACTTTTATTTGGTCAATAAAATTTTGTTCTGACATAAATTAAGTTACTATATGTGTTGTAAGGTATCGGAATGGCCAATACAAGTAAGAAATCAATAAATACTGAAAGTGCAAAAATCGGTAAAATTGGCATTATTTTTATTAAGTGGTTTGTAAAATAAATTCATACTTTTGCATAAAGAATAAAATTGTCTGATTATGTATTGGACGCTGGAATTAGCTGGATATTTGATTGATGCACCGTGGCCTGCAACAAAGGATGAGCTTATTGATTATGCTATCCGGACTGGTGCACCACTTGAACTGATTGAAAATCTTCAGGAACTTGAAGA belongs to Sphingobacteriales bacterium and includes:
- the ybeY gene encoding rRNA maturation RNase YbeY, encoding MILFCKDIENELSEKEIKKIKNYIKETFRKEKKKIKELKYHCLKEREIKIINYELLKHNYVTDIITIKLNNEDNIVEAEAYICLEKIKKNAKNENIEFKNELKRIIFHGCLHLLGYDDKETEEIKIMRKREDELIKNVSRETKVLK
- a CDS encoding rRNA pseudouridine synthase, which produces MTQSKVRINKYLAACGYCSRRKADDFIKQGLVKINNKVITDFSFKVSIHDDVFVNGVNIKPKKLIYIVLNKPKDYICTVSDEKLRKTVFDLIDIPKSGLFSVGRLDRNTTGTLLITNDGILTHKLLHPSSSIIKVYHVTLDNYLPNTILSELKSGITIDNRLIFFDEIFPLNTENKNEIIVSLHSGQYHIIKRIFSKYGYLVKKLDRISFAGIDYSSLKRGEWRYLTKNEVKYLYSL
- the nusA gene encoding transcription termination/antitermination protein NusA, translating into MDKNEIIESFAGLKELKNIDRATMIRVLEDVFRDVLEKKFQVTENIDIIINAEKGDVQIWRNRTIVEDGKVTDPNLEISLSEARKYADDFEIGEEFSEEIKINSFERRAIQNAKVNLQNKLLDIERNDIIRRYQDRIDEIVTGEVYRVWKKEVLVLDDDGNELVLPKALQIPKDYFSKGDQVRAIVHTIENMSGIPRVILSRVSPVFLERLFELEVPEIADGLVSIRAIVREPGERAKVAVESYDDRIDPVGACVGMKGSRIHGIVRELRNENIDIINYTDNISLYISRALSPAKTGQIIIDQERKRCQVYLKPDQVSLAIGKDGINIKLAAKLTGYEIDIFREVDEGDYDIEIDEFADEIDPWIIDEIKNIGCDTAKSVLSMTVEEVAEKTDLEIETVEYVFEILKKEFE
- the infB gene encoding translation initiation factor IF-2; the protein is MSEIVAKRLSKVAKEFNIATSTIIDFLKSKNIVIEDNPNSKITPEQYELLLSKFQTDKISKEIIDEKREEVKKEEKIRKPNLQTEEKEDILIKTNLIRDRDISLKEKPIKTEKEKTEIKKESGLKVLGKIEIGEKTQINKEEKEEKKEEIIQEENISVEVEKSVEQEESKVFEEISLEKEENTKTEEFEKKEELILAETEIKVEEPITQTEEFIEEEKDTSESSDERETEEDIETEEHPEIPEVKEETEEFGLKIKGKIDLEQFEPKKKKPVASTSDPATIKHRKRKRIVKNEKVALQEEEKKVKEKTKQKREPKKPEVDEKEIKEQISATLAKLSGKTVPSAKLRVKKLKKREQKEREFSQQEEASNVIEVIEFITVSELANLMNVSVSEVITVCMELGLMVSINQRLDAETIAIVADEFNYEVVFKHDSSTEPSLEEPDVEERMVERAPVVTIMGHVDHGKTTLLDYIRKSKVTEGEAGGITQHIGAYSVELQNGKQITFLDTPGHEAFTSMRARGAKVTDIAIIVIAADDSVMPQTKEAISHAQAAGVKIVFAFNKIDKEGANADRIREQLAEMNILVEEWGGKYQTQEISAKKGINVDKLLDKVLLEAEMLELKADPEKRGVGTIIEASMDKGRGVVATVLVQKGKLKVGDPILAGAYYGKVKALYNETRKRINKAGPSTPVEVIGFDGTPTAGDILYVVESESVAKEIATQRKRLIREQGIRATKHVTLDEIGRRIALGNFKELNIIIKADVDGSVEALTDSIQKLSTEEVQVNVIHRGVGQISESDVLLASASDAIIIGFQVRPSLNARKLAEQEQIDIRLYSVIYDAIEEVKAAIEGMLQPTEEEKILCNVEVREVFRISKVGNIAGCMVLDGKITRNTKIRIVREGVVIYTGELASLKRFKEDVKEVSAGYECGIGIQNFNDLKVGDIIEGFTVEQIKRKL
- the rfbC gene encoding dTDP-4-dehydrorhamnose 3,5-epimerase; the encoded protein is MEIIRLGIEGLLLIKPVVYEDERGYFFESFKSPLYEELGLVTSFVQDNESMSHKNVIRGLHFQNPPFAQGKLVRVVHGSVLDVALDIRKNSKTYGKWHAVVLTSQNKLMYWIPEGFAHGFCSLEDNTILTYKCTNLYDKESEGCIYWNDPDLAINWQTSSPVVSAKDNQGILFKDFQSQF
- the rfbC gene encoding dTDP-4-dehydrorhamnose 3,5-epimerase, producing MQIKVQNTEIEDVIIVIPEVFEDERGFFTETYRYDQFLELGLPGNFVQLNHSRSAKNVLRGLHFQWEPPMGKMMRVLFGQAFLVAVDIRKNSPDLGKWIGITLSERDKKWIYAPAGFARGFCVLSDFAEIEYLTTGVYNSKAESGILWRDKEIGIKWPVEEPVLSQKDKVAQTLSEWLKTKESDYFKK
- a CDS encoding SDR family oxidoreductase; protein product: MKILVAGGAGYIGSVVVPKLAERGYEVDVVDLLWFGNKLPADIKVIQKDIFDLEPEELKPYDQVIFLAGLSNDPMAEFSPKDNFIQNASSPAYLGYISKIAGVKRFIYAGSCSVYGYTVNELYDEKSPAVSNYPYGISKLQGEFSVLQMIDKSFSVIAFRQGTVSGYSPRMRLDLIVNTMFKNAIQKGEITVNNPSIWRPVLSIKDVASAYIRAVEANYDISGVFNISSGNYTVGEVADMVSDTLLETLGLKTKLIIKNIQDFRNYKVSIENAMKILSFKPMHTVIDIVHDLIQHKEQFNDFDNPAYYNIQVFKSLKQSEGKK
- a CDS encoding sugar nucleotide-binding protein, with the translated sequence MKVAIIGANGQLGIDLIQEFKTAGDEVYGFNHCDVELYDIDSIVNAIKLSRPDLLINTAAYHHVEKCEENPLRAHQIN
- a CDS encoding NAD(P)-dependent oxidoreductase; translated protein: MACAEHDVLFFHFSTDYVFNGKQRIPYTESDCPKPLNVYGNSKLSGEHYIAAIAEKYLIIRTSGLYGKNPCRAKGGLNFVQLMLKLANEGKKIRVVDNEILTPTSTKELARQVVKIKNPDFYGIVHATSECECSWYQFAKAIFSITGLDPDLQIAAPDEFPSKAKRPEYSVLENGKLKAYNCNIMKTWEEALKEYLLN
- the obgE gene encoding GTPase ObgE; amino-acid sequence: MSEQNFIDQIKVFCRSGAGGAGSVHFHRDKFTRKGGPDGGDGGRGGHIILKGNANLWTLLHLRYTKHLFAENGKNGSSQNKTGASGKDIVVEVPLGTIVKDAENNAFLMEITQHGEEKILFEGGKGGLGNWQFKSPTRQAPQFAQPGMPGIEKTVIFELKLLADVGLVGFPNAGKSTLLSVISAARPKIADFPFTTIVPNVGVVQAGKYRSFVVADIPGIIEGASEGKGLGLRFLRHIERNSVLLFMISVENQDITSQFEILLNELEKYNPALLNKKRLLAITKCDIVDYDFLKNIKSTLPPDTDYLFISSVSGLGINALKRKLWNLLNQS
- a CDS encoding DUF2795 domain-containing protein — protein: MYWTLELAGYLIDAPWPATKDELIDYAIRTGAPLELIENLQELEDDGDPYESIEEIWPDYPTHDEFFFNEDEY